One window of Streptomyces sp. SUK 48 genomic DNA carries:
- a CDS encoding FAD binding domain-containing protein, with product MDFLRPASWEEALAAKAEHPTAVPIAGGTDVMVEINFDHRRPEYLLDLNRVGDLYEWESGADAVRLGASVSYSTIMEQLRAELPGLALASHTVASPQIRNRGGVGGNLGTASPAGDAHPALLAAGAEVEVASAARGTRMIPIDDFYTGVKRNALQPDELIRAVHVQKADGPQQYSKVGTRNAMVIAVCAFGLALHPGTRTVRTGIGSAAPTPVRAKAAEEFLNAALEEGGFWDNGKIITPSAAKQFADLCAAACNPIDDVRGTASYRRHAVGVMARRTLTWTWESYRGARHTEGAA from the coding sequence ATGGACTTCCTTCGCCCCGCCAGCTGGGAGGAGGCGCTCGCCGCGAAGGCCGAGCATCCCACCGCTGTGCCGATCGCGGGTGGCACCGATGTGATGGTCGAGATCAACTTCGACCATCGCAGGCCCGAGTACCTGCTCGACCTCAACCGCGTCGGCGATCTCTACGAATGGGAGTCCGGCGCGGACGCCGTGCGGCTGGGCGCCTCCGTGTCCTACAGCACGATCATGGAACAGCTCCGTGCCGAGCTGCCGGGCCTCGCGCTCGCCTCGCACACGGTCGCCTCCCCGCAGATCCGCAACCGCGGCGGCGTCGGCGGCAACCTCGGCACGGCCTCGCCCGCCGGCGACGCCCACCCCGCCCTCCTCGCCGCCGGCGCCGAGGTCGAGGTGGCGTCGGCGGCGCGCGGCACCCGGATGATCCCGATCGACGACTTCTACACCGGCGTCAAGCGCAACGCGCTCCAGCCCGACGAGCTGATCCGCGCCGTCCACGTGCAGAAGGCGGACGGCCCCCAGCAGTACTCCAAGGTCGGCACCCGCAACGCCATGGTCATCGCCGTGTGCGCCTTCGGCCTCGCGCTGCACCCGGGGACCCGCACCGTGCGCACCGGCATCGGCTCGGCCGCGCCCACCCCGGTGCGCGCCAAGGCCGCCGAGGAGTTCCTGAACGCGGCCCTGGAGGAGGGCGGCTTCTGGGACAACGGGAAGATCATCACCCCGTCCGCCGCCAAGCAGTTCGCGGACCTGTGCGCCGCCGCCTGCAACCCGATCGACGACGTACGGGGCACCGCGAGCTACCGCCGGCACGCGGTCGGCGTCATGGCCCGCCGGACGCTGACCTGGACCTGGGAGTCGTACCGCGGCGCCCGCCACACCGAGGGAGCTGCGTGA
- a CDS encoding PucR family transcriptional regulator ligand-binding domain-containing protein: MRLRALLDTDALGLLLLGGEDELDRSVRGVMTTDLRDPSRYLSGGELVLTGLAWRRDEADSEPFVRLLVQAGVAALAAGTAELGGVPEDLIAACAQHRLPLLAVDESVAFATVTEHVVRQVSGERAGDLAAVVDRHRRMMTSGPAGGGPDVVLDLLGTDLDLRAWVLSPTGRLIAGSKVAGPELPPGTCARLAAEQLAATRTGRRGPHRVLLDGTTYSLFPIRSSGRTPGGARDVRETVLSDWLLAVEADASDWDGQRMDLLQGVTQLISVERDRREAARTVRRRLAQEVLELVQTGAAPAEIAARLRVAAPVLLPGLGAAPHWQVVVARVEWEGEEIEGGPVAQSLLEEVLVDPLATGPEPADRIAVAHTGDEAVALVPLPAVPAVAADREGAETGLLADALLQVVREPLSAGLDGDGRLTLGVSAAVHSAEGLRGALEEARHARRVAAARPGRVCAAGHQELASHVLLLPFVPDDVRRAFTARLLDPLTDYDRRHRAELIPTLEAFLDCDGSWTRCATRLHLHVNTLRYRVGRIEQLTGRDLSRLEDKLDFFLALRMS, from the coding sequence ATGCGGCTGCGCGCACTGCTGGACACCGACGCGCTGGGCCTGCTGCTGCTCGGCGGCGAGGACGAGCTGGACCGCTCGGTGCGCGGTGTGATGACGACCGACCTGCGGGACCCGAGCCGCTACCTCTCCGGCGGCGAGCTGGTGCTGACGGGTCTGGCCTGGCGGCGGGACGAGGCGGACTCCGAGCCGTTCGTGCGCCTGCTGGTGCAGGCCGGGGTGGCGGCCCTCGCGGCGGGCACCGCCGAGCTGGGCGGGGTGCCGGAGGACCTGATCGCGGCCTGCGCCCAGCACCGGCTGCCGCTGCTCGCGGTGGACGAGTCGGTGGCGTTCGCGACGGTCACCGAGCATGTCGTACGACAGGTGTCCGGCGAGCGCGCCGGGGACCTGGCCGCCGTGGTGGACCGGCACCGCCGGATGATGACCTCGGGACCGGCGGGCGGCGGCCCCGATGTGGTGCTCGACCTGCTCGGCACCGACCTGGACCTGCGCGCCTGGGTGCTCTCCCCCACCGGCCGGCTGATCGCCGGCTCCAAGGTGGCGGGCCCCGAGCTGCCCCCCGGGACCTGCGCCCGGCTGGCCGCCGAGCAGCTGGCCGCCACCCGCACCGGCCGGCGCGGCCCGCACCGGGTCCTGCTGGACGGTACGACGTACTCGCTCTTCCCCATCCGCTCCTCGGGGCGCACCCCGGGCGGCGCGCGCGATGTGCGCGAGACGGTGCTGTCGGACTGGCTGCTGGCCGTGGAGGCGGACGCGAGCGACTGGGACGGGCAGCGGATGGACCTGCTCCAGGGCGTCACCCAGCTGATCTCGGTGGAGCGCGACCGCCGGGAGGCGGCCCGTACGGTACGGCGCCGGCTCGCCCAGGAGGTCCTGGAGCTGGTGCAGACGGGCGCGGCGCCCGCCGAGATCGCGGCCCGGCTGCGGGTGGCCGCGCCGGTGCTGCTGCCCGGCCTCGGCGCGGCCCCGCACTGGCAGGTCGTGGTGGCCCGGGTGGAGTGGGAGGGCGAGGAGATCGAGGGCGGCCCGGTGGCCCAGTCGCTGCTGGAGGAGGTGCTGGTCGATCCGCTGGCGACCGGCCCCGAGCCGGCCGACCGCATCGCTGTCGCGCACACCGGGGACGAGGCGGTGGCGCTGGTGCCGCTGCCCGCCGTACCGGCCGTCGCCGCGGACCGCGAGGGGGCGGAGACCGGGCTGCTCGCCGACGCGCTGCTCCAGGTGGTGCGCGAGCCGCTGTCGGCGGGCCTGGACGGGGACGGGCGGCTCACGCTCGGCGTCAGCGCGGCCGTGCACTCGGCGGAGGGCCTGCGCGGCGCCCTGGAGGAGGCACGGCACGCCCGCCGGGTGGCGGCGGCCCGGCCCGGCCGGGTCTGCGCGGCCGGGCACCAGGAGCTGGCCAGCCATGTGCTGCTGCTGCCGTTCGTCCCGGACGATGTGCGCCGCGCCTTCACGGCCCGGCTGCTCGACCCGCTGACGGACTACGACCGCCGGCACCGCGCGGAGCTGATACCGACCCTGGAGGCGTTCCTCGACTGCGACGGCTCCTGGACCCGCTGCGCCACCCGGCTGCACCTGCACGTCAACACGCTGCGCTACCGCGTCGGGCGGATCGAGCAGTTGACGGGACGGGACCTGTCGCGCCTGGAGGACAAGCTCGATTTCTTCCTGGCGCTGCGCATGAGCTGA
- a CDS encoding DUF2231 domain-containing protein, whose product MTLVNGLPAHVLLVHLVVVLVPLTAIALVAAAVWPRAARRLGVLLPALGLVSLVSVPLTTNAGEWLERHVDDDPLVRRHTELGDGLLPWALGLCALAVVVWWAGRAPRRAADPAQGAERVGSRWSALPVRIVLGLLSVVVAVGAVVDVYRIGDSGARAAWHDGFSKSAHAEHGGDGS is encoded by the coding sequence ATGACCCTCGTCAACGGGCTTCCGGCCCATGTCCTGCTCGTCCACCTCGTCGTGGTGCTGGTGCCGCTGACCGCCATCGCGCTGGTCGCCGCGGCGGTGTGGCCGCGGGCCGCGCGCCGGCTCGGCGTCCTGCTGCCCGCGCTGGGCCTCGTGTCCCTGGTCAGCGTGCCGCTCACGACGAACGCCGGTGAATGGCTGGAGCGGCATGTCGACGACGACCCGCTCGTGCGCCGGCACACCGAGCTGGGCGACGGGCTGCTGCCGTGGGCGCTGGGGCTGTGCGCGCTGGCGGTGGTGGTGTGGTGGGCGGGGCGCGCGCCGCGCCGCGCGGCGGACCCGGCCCAGGGCGCGGAGCGCGTCGGCTCGCGCTGGTCGGCGCTGCCGGTGCGGATCGTCCTCGGGCTGCTGTCCGTGGTCGTCGCGGTGGGGGCGGTGGTGGATGTGTACCGGATCGGCGACTCGGGGGCGCGGGCGGCGTGGCACGACGGGTTCTCGAAGTCGGCGCACGCTGAGCATGGCGGCGACGGTTCCTGA
- a CDS encoding GntR family transcriptional regulator: protein MRQGAQGPAAAYTHGEGLVPGPRRPAGERPVIQRASVRGQVLEALRTALVAGELKPGEVYSAPVLGDRFGVSATPVREAMQQLALEGAVEVVPNRGFRVLERGARELAELAEVRELLEVPVMLRLARTVPAARWAELRPLAEDTVRAAASGCPATYAESDRAFHRAMLAYSGNEELVRIACDLHRRAQWPLAGGPVRHARADLVADAAEHVSLLEALVARDLDVVRELVAEHFTGAA from the coding sequence GTGAGGCAGGGCGCGCAGGGCCCCGCGGCGGCGTACACGCACGGTGAGGGACTGGTTCCGGGTCCGCGCCGGCCCGCGGGCGAGCGGCCCGTGATACAGCGGGCCTCGGTGCGCGGGCAGGTCCTGGAGGCCCTGCGCACGGCGCTGGTCGCGGGCGAGCTGAAGCCGGGCGAGGTGTACTCGGCGCCGGTGCTCGGGGACCGCTTCGGGGTCTCGGCGACGCCCGTGCGCGAGGCGATGCAGCAGCTGGCCCTGGAGGGCGCCGTCGAGGTGGTGCCCAACCGCGGGTTCCGGGTGCTCGAACGGGGCGCGCGGGAGCTGGCCGAGCTGGCGGAGGTACGGGAGCTGCTGGAGGTCCCGGTGATGCTGCGGCTCGCGCGTACGGTCCCGGCCGCGCGCTGGGCCGAGCTGCGGCCGCTCGCCGAGGACACGGTCCGCGCGGCGGCGTCCGGCTGCCCCGCGACGTACGCCGAGTCCGACCGCGCCTTCCACCGCGCGATGCTGGCCTACTCCGGCAACGAGGAACTGGTCCGCATCGCCTGCGACCTCCACCGCCGCGCCCAGTGGCCCCTGGCCGGCGGTCCGGTCCGGCACGCCCGCGCGGACCTGGTCGCGGACGCGGCGGAACACGTCTCCCTGCTGGAGGCCCTGGTCGCCCGGGACCTCGACGTGGTGCGGGAGCTGGTGGCGGAACACTTCACCGGCGCGGCCTGA
- a CDS encoding ATP-binding protein, with product MEPPQRLWRRLGRADLHSVPEARRELRELLRDWGKPGRSEIAELLTSELVTNALVHTDDDAVLTAVVAPGGLRVEVRDFVPRRPQVRTPDPDDDTHGRGMVLVESLADAWGVRPHGVGKSVWFELGAEAA from the coding sequence GTGGAGCCGCCGCAGCGGCTGTGGCGCAGGCTCGGGCGGGCGGATCTGCACTCCGTGCCCGAGGCCCGCCGGGAGCTGCGCGAGCTGCTGCGGGACTGGGGCAAGCCGGGGCGCTCGGAGATCGCCGAGCTGCTCACCAGCGAGCTGGTCACCAACGCGCTCGTGCACACCGACGACGACGCCGTGCTCACCGCGGTCGTGGCACCGGGCGGACTCCGGGTGGAGGTACGGGACTTCGTGCCCCGAAGACCCCAGGTGCGCACCCCGGACCCGGACGACGACACCCACGGCCGGGGCATGGTCCTGGTGGAGTCGCTCGCGGACGCCTGGGGCGTACGGCCGCACGGGGTCGGCAAGTCGGTGTGGTTCGAACTGGGCGCCGAGGCAGCGTGA
- a CDS encoding pyruvate dehydrogenase, with protein MAKQNVAEQFVDILVRAGVRRLYGVVGDSLNPVVDAVRRHSRIDWVHVRHEETAAFAAGAEAQITGKLAACAGSCGPGNLHLINGLYDAHRSMAPVLALASQIPSSEIGLGYFQETHPDRLFQECSHYSELISSPQQMPRLLQTAIQHAIGRSGVSVVSLPGDIAAEPAPEKAAQSALVTSRPTVRPGDAEIDALVQMIDKAGKVTLFCGSGTAGAHAEVMRFAEKIKAPVGHALRGKEFIQYDNPYDVGMSGLLGYGAAYEATHECDLLILLGTDFPYNAFLPDDVRIAQIDVRPEVLGRRSRLDLAVWGDARETLRCLIPRVREKTSRRFLDRMLKKHADALEGVVKAYTRKVDRHVPIHPEYVAAVLDDIADDDAVFTVDTGMCNVWAARYISPNGRRRIIGSFSHGSMANALPMAIGAQFTDRRRQVVSMSGDGGFTMLMGDFLTLVQQDLPVKVVLFNNSSLGMVELEMMVSGLPAYGTANANPDFAAVARACGAYGVRVEKPKQLAGALKDAFRHKGPALVDIVTDPNALSIPPKISAEMVTGFALSASKVVLDGGVGRMVQMARSNLRNVPRP; from the coding sequence ATGGCCAAGCAGAACGTAGCCGAGCAGTTCGTCGACATCCTCGTCCGCGCCGGCGTGCGCCGCCTCTACGGCGTCGTCGGCGACAGCCTCAACCCGGTCGTGGACGCCGTCCGCCGTCACTCCCGCATCGACTGGGTGCATGTCCGCCATGAGGAGACCGCCGCCTTCGCGGCCGGCGCCGAGGCCCAGATCACCGGGAAGCTGGCCGCCTGCGCCGGCTCCTGCGGCCCCGGCAACCTGCACCTCATCAACGGCCTGTACGACGCCCACCGCTCCATGGCTCCGGTGCTCGCCCTCGCCTCCCAGATCCCCTCCAGCGAGATCGGCCTCGGCTACTTCCAGGAGACCCACCCCGACCGGCTCTTCCAGGAGTGCAGCCACTACAGCGAGCTGATCTCCAGCCCCCAGCAGATGCCCCGGCTGCTGCAGACCGCCATCCAGCACGCGATCGGCCGGAGCGGGGTCAGCGTCGTCTCGCTGCCCGGCGACATCGCCGCCGAACCCGCCCCGGAGAAGGCCGCGCAGAGCGCCCTGGTCACCTCCCGGCCCACCGTCCGCCCCGGCGACGCCGAGATCGACGCCCTCGTGCAGATGATCGACAAGGCCGGCAAGGTCACGCTGTTCTGCGGCAGCGGCACGGCCGGGGCGCACGCCGAGGTCATGCGGTTCGCCGAGAAGATCAAGGCCCCGGTGGGACACGCCCTGCGCGGCAAGGAGTTCATCCAGTACGACAATCCGTACGACGTGGGGATGAGCGGACTGCTCGGCTACGGCGCCGCCTACGAGGCCACCCACGAATGCGATCTGCTGATCCTGCTCGGCACCGACTTCCCGTACAACGCCTTCCTGCCCGACGACGTGCGGATCGCCCAGATCGACGTACGGCCCGAGGTGCTCGGCCGGCGCTCCCGGCTCGACCTCGCCGTGTGGGGCGACGCCCGTGAGACGCTGCGCTGCCTCATCCCGCGGGTGCGGGAGAAGACCAGCCGGCGCTTCCTGGACCGGATGCTGAAGAAGCACGCCGACGCGCTGGAGGGCGTGGTCAAGGCGTACACCAGGAAGGTCGACCGGCACGTCCCGATCCATCCCGAGTACGTGGCCGCGGTCCTGGACGACATCGCCGACGACGACGCGGTGTTCACCGTGGACACCGGCATGTGCAACGTGTGGGCGGCGCGCTACATCTCGCCCAACGGCCGCCGCAGGATCATCGGTTCGTTCTCGCACGGCTCGATGGCCAACGCGCTGCCCATGGCGATCGGCGCGCAGTTCACCGACCGGCGCCGGCAGGTGGTGTCGATGTCCGGCGACGGCGGATTCACCATGCTGATGGGCGACTTCCTCACGCTGGTGCAGCAGGATCTTCCGGTCAAGGTGGTGCTGTTCAACAACTCCTCGCTCGGCATGGTCGAGTTGGAGATGATGGTCTCCGGACTGCCCGCGTACGGCACCGCCAACGCCAACCCGGACTTCGCCGCGGTGGCCCGCGCGTGCGGGGCGTACGGGGTGCGGGTGGAGAAGCCCAAACAGCTCGCCGGCGCGCTCAAGGACGCCTTCCGGCACAAGGGCCCGGCCCTGGTGGACATCGTCACCGATCCCAACGCCCTGTCCATCCCGCCGAAGATCAGCGCCGAGATGGTCACCGGGTTCGCGCTGTCCGCCTCCAAGGTCGTGCTGGACGGCGGGGTCGGCCGCATGGTCCAGATGGCCCGCTCCAACCTGCGCAACGTGCCCCGGCCCTGA